In Candidatus Accumulibacter cognatus, the genomic window AGAACCAGCGGAGGAGACTCGGCTTCCATCACCCGCTTGGGCTCCCAGGAGGGTGGCGAAATCTCGAAAGTCACCGCATAGTTGACCGCCAGATCCTCGAAAACCTCCAACTCTCCACGCAACTGACAGATCTCGAGCTTCAACAGCCAGCAGGCCTGGCTTTCTGCACGACCGGGCACGACCAGGCGGTCGACCAGGGTCGCCAAATGATCACGGCCCAGCAGTTCGATCTCACGCCGATCCTTGCGAGCCTGCTGCAGCAGTTCCAGTAGCCGCTGACAACCGGCAGCATCCAGTTTGCGCAACTTCGACATATCTAGACGAAGATGCGGGGTTCGTGCGAGGGCTTGGCGCACGGCGGTAAACCCGGTTTCGTTGTCGCCCGTCAAATCACCTTTAAATAATACCGACCCAACCCCTTTGGCGTGTACCGAAACGGCGACGACAGCATCGCGCCAACCTGGCGGCGATTTCTCGAAGGATTGAGCATAATCGATTCCCAGACCCTCAAAAGCGGCTTTTTGGCCGGTCAATCGGAAAAGGTCAAAAAGCATCAACCACAAGCGCTCGCCGGGGCCAGAGCGGTAGGAGCGCGTCGACCTCTCTAGCAACGCGCGAACCGCGCTCTCCTGGCCATTCGAATAAAGCATGGCCGCTTCTTCAGCCTCGGCATCGATCGGATCCAGCTCGGCCTCGATCTGAAATTCAGGAGCGGTCTCACTAAATTGAAACTCGCTGAGATCCAGTGGCTGCCCTTCGGCCGGGGAAACCGGAGCAGTGAAGGGGAGGTCTCCCGGTACCAGGCCGACTGGAGCCGTGGCGACCGGTTTGTCTTCCGGTGCCTGACCAAGGGCTCCGCCCCGTTCGTCGCGTGTGCGGGGAACGGCGGCCGGCCGCGCAACCATTTTCTTTTCCTGCGGCTTTTTAAAAAACGAAAAAACCATTTGATGAGGAGAACTGCAGTTGAATTCCAAAATTCGCGATAAGGCAATAAGTTTACCTTGTAACACATCGCCCAGCGCACTGCAATTTCAATCCGGGGTCGATTCTTACTTCCGACCTGCATTCGGGAGGATGTTCACTGCCACCCGCAAGTAGCCGATTCTCCACACTTTATTTGGATCGACGAATTCATCCTGATTTCGTCGTGGGGATTGCACCTTGTCATCTGAATTCGGTATGATCCCCCGGAGAAGCTTCCTTTACGATTTCCCTCGAACTTTCCACCGAACCACTCCTACGGAGCTCCATCATGGCAAAAGGCAACAAAGTCAAGAAAGCAGAAAAGGCCGAAAAGGTCGAGAGCGTCGAACAACCCGAGCAAGCCGAAGCAGCGGCGGCCACCCCTGCATTCGTCAAGATCACCAAGGTCGTTGGCCGGCAGATCCTTGACTCACGCGGTAACCCGACGGTCGAGGTCGACATCACCCTTGACGACGGTTTCATGGCCCGTTCCGCAGTCCCCTCGGGTGCGTCGACCGGGGAATTCGAAGCCTGCGAACTGCGTGATGGTGACAAGAAGGTTTACCTCGGCAAAGGCGTGTTGAAAGCAGTCGAATCCGTCAACACCAAGATCGCGAAACTCCTTAAAGGCAAGAATCCTCTCGACCAGCGCGCACTCGACGAGGCAATGATTGCCCTCGATGGTACACCCAATAAGTCAAACCTGGGAGCGAATGCGATCCTCGGCGCTTCGATGGCAATCACTTTGGCTGGCGCCCATGTCAGCAAGCTGCCTCTCTGGAAATACATCGGCAAGATCCACAAGAATCGCGACTTCGCCTTGCCAACGCCGATGGCCAACATCATCAACGGAGGCAAGCACGCCGACAACTTGATCGACTTCCAGGAGTTCATGATCATGCCGGTGGGCGCGCCTACTTTCTCGGAAGGATTGCGCTGGATCACCGAGGTTTTCCACGCCCTGAAATCGATTCTCAAGAAGGGCGGGCATGTCACCGCAGTTGGCGACGAAGGTGGCTTTGCACCCAACCTGACCAACGACGAATCACTTGAAGTCATCATGCAGGCGATCGTTGCAGCCGGTTACAAACCCGGCAAGCAGATCAGCATTGCCCTCGACTGTGCTTCTTCCGAACTCTTCGACGAAGGAAACCGCCAGGGCTACAAGTTCTGGAAGTCGAATCCCGACAAGCTGTTCACCGATGACGACATGATTGCCGTATACGGCGAATGGTGTAAGAAGTATCCCATCGTGTCGATCGAGGATGGCCTCGACCAGAGCGACTGGGAAGGTTATGTCAAGCTCACCAAGGTGCTCGGGGACAAGGTACAGATCGTCGGCGACGATTTCTTCGTCACCAACCCGGTTCGTCTCAAGCAAGGCATCGACATGAAGGCAGCCAACGCGATCCTCATTAAGGTCAACCAGATCGGCACCGTCACTGAAACGCTCGACGCCATCAAGATGGCCCAGAAAGCCGGTTACGGCGTCATCTCGTCACATCGGTCCGGTGAAACCGAAGACTCTTTCATCGCCGACCTGGCTGTCGGCACCGGCGCCGGGCAGATCAAGACTGGTTCGCTGTCGCGTACCGACCGCATCTGCAAGTACAACCAGTTGCTTCGCATTGAGGAGCAGCTCGGGAGCAAGGCCGTCTTCAAGGGTCTGAAATCGATCAAGGGCGCCGGTTTCTAGCCTGCGAGCAAGGAGGGCATCGCCTGGGCGATGCCCTGCCGTGCGTTGTTTGACCCGCTCTGGATCGACAACCAATCCCTTTCCCGCGTTGCTGACGCCTTCTCGCGAACAATCAGCTTGGCTGTATGATCTTCTACCTAAAGCTCCTTGCCGATCCAGTTCAAGGCAAGCGATTTCATGGTGTCGAATGCCATAATCGGCCAGATGATGAGTCCCAAACTCGATACCGCAATACCCAGCCTGTCTGCAAACGCTTTGCGAGATCCGGAATATTTCGGTATCGTTGGAACGATGACCAATACCGACGCCGTCACCACGCTCGCCGCGCTGGCACAGGAAAGCCGCCTCGCCATCTTCCGCCTGCTGGTGCAGAACGCGCCTGCAGGCTTGACCGTAGGCCTGATTGCCGAGCAGCTGCAATTACCGGCACCCACCCTGTCTTTTCACCTGAAGACCCTGACTCACGCAGGTCTGGTCAATACCACGCAAGAAGGCCGCTTCGTTCGCTGTCATGCCGTGCTGGACAGAATCGACGACTTGGTTGCTTTCCTGACTGACAACTGCTGCGGAGGACATCCCGAGATTTGCAAACCACAGCTATAATCGTTCCCGGAAGCTACACTATTTGAATCATGGCGCTACTCGAGATCCGAAATGTCAGCCGCCGTTTCGGCGAACTCCAGGCTGTCGACGACGTTTCCCTGTCGATCGAGGCGGGCGAATTCTTTACCTTGGTGGGTCCCTCGGGCTGTGGCAAAACCACCCTGCTGCGCCTGATCGCCGGATTCGACGCACCTGACGCCGGCCAGCTACTACTTGACGGGCAAGCTCTGGCCGGCATTCCACCTGAAAAAAGACCGGTGCACACGGTTTTTCAGAGCTACGCGCTGTTTCCGCACATGACCGTGGCGCAGAATGTCGCCTTTCCCTTGGAGATGGCTGGAAAGTCCCAGGACGAGATCAGTATTCGTCTCAAGGATGCGCTGGAACTGGTGCACCTGGCCAACAAGGCTCGCCAGTTTCCCCGCCAATTGTCCGGCGGACAACGGCAGCGCGTCGCTCTAGCGCGGGCGCTGATCAACAAGCCGCGCCTGCTGTTGCTCGATGAACCGCTGGCGGCACTCGACGCCAAACTGCGCGAACAGATCACCGGGGAACTGATCGCGCTACAGCGCGAGGTCGGCATCACCTTTATCTTCGTCACCCATTCGCAGCAGGAGGCGCTGGCGGTATCACACCGCATCGCCATCATGAACAATGGGCGCATCGAGCAGGTCGGCGCTCCCGAGCAGATCTATGGCTTCCCGCGCAACCGCTTTGTGGCCGATTTCATCGGGACCATCAACCTGCTGCCGGTCGAAGTGCGGGCAACGGATCACGATGGACTGCACCTGTTCGCTGCTGGACTCGGGGATATTGTCGGCACACCGATCGTCGGACCCAGCCCCGGCGAGCAGGGTGCCTTTGCCGTCCGCCCGGAACAACTGCGCATCGTCCCTGCCGGGGACCTGACCGAGCTGGACAACCACTTTTATGGCCGCGTGCGCGACCACCTTTACCTCGGCGACGTCACCGTTTACAAGATTGCGCTCGAAAATGGGGTAGTGCTCGAGGCGATGCTCACCAACGCAGTTCCTGGACGCGCCAGGTTCCTTGAACGCGGCGCCCCGGTCGCGGTCGGCTGGCAACGTGACGCAGGGGTCTACCTGCGTGACTGAAACAGCCAGACGCCCGGTTGGTCGAGGTGAGTCGTTGACCAAATGGCTGGTCAGCCTGCCGCCAACCCTGTTTCTGGTGGTTTTTTTCCTTGCGCCGGCCTTGCTGATGGTTGGTGCCTCGTTCCAGCAGCCGGGTGACTTCGGAGGACTGGTGCCGGCCATGCAGGATGGCCAGTTCACCCTGTCCCTGGAAACCTACCGCTTCTTCCTCGGCGACTGGATCTATGCCGAAATCTTCGGCCGTTCCTTCCTGGTCGCCGCAACCACCACTTCGATCTGCCTGCTGCTGGCCTATCCTCTGGCCTTACTGATCGCCCGCAGCGGCCAGCGTCATCGCAATCTGCTGGTGTTGTTGGTAATCCTGCCTCTGGCCAGCAATTTCCTGATCCGCATCTACGCCTGGATCATTCTCCTCGGCCCGGCCAATCTGCTGTATACGCCTTTCGCAGTGATTGCCGGCATGGTCTATGTGCACCTGCCGTTCATGGTCCTGCCACTGTACAACAACCTGGAGCAGCACGATCCGGCACTGCTCGAAGCGGCCCAGGATCTTGGTGCCGGCACCTGGACGCGCTTTTGGCGAATCACCCTGCCGCTTTCGCTACCCGGTATCTGGGCGGGCTCGGCGCTGGTCTTCATTCCGGTTCTCGGCATGTTCGCCATTCCCGAGTTGCTTGGAGGCACACGAGATCTGCTGATCGGCAATCTGATCAAGGAACAGTTTCTCGACAACCGCGACTGGCCGCTGGGTTCGACCTTGTCGCTGCTGTTGACCGCCGCCGTGCTGGCTCTGGCGGGATTGTCAGCGAAGGCCGGGCGGTTGCGCCGGGGGAGTACCTGATGGCGCGTGCTCGCCAGTCGCTCTGGCTGTGGGCTGCGGCGCTGGCCGTCTACGCCTTTCTGTACCTGCCGCTTGCGGTGGTGGTGATCTTCTCTTTCAACGATTCGCTGCTCAACGCCGAGTGGGTCGGTTTTACGACCCACTGGTATGAGACGCTTTTCGACGACAGCGAGATGCTGAATGCCGCTGTCAACTCGCTGTTCATCGCCATCGCTGCGGCAAGCGTGGCCACCGTGCTCGGGACCATGGCCGGCATGGCCATGCAGCGCTGGCGATCGGGTTTTCTGCGCTGCCTGCCTTTTCTGGTGCTGACGCCGGTGGCGATGCCCGAGCTTCTGCTCGGGGTCTCTCTCCTGCTGTTCTTCCGGCAGGTGCTCGATCTGACGCTCGGGCTGATCTCGATCCTGATCGCGCACATCACTTTCTCGATCGGTTTCGTCGCGATCATCGTCCGCACTCGTCTGGCCGGGATGGACGAGAGCATGTTCGAAGCCGCAAGGGATCTCGGTGCCAGACCTTGGCAGAGCTTCCGGCGCGTGACTCTGCCCCTGCTCCTGCCGGGCATCCTGGCAGGCTTTCTGATGAGCTTCACGCTCTCGATCGACGACTTCGTGATCACCGTCTTTGTCGCCGGCGTTGGCGTCACGACACTGCCGCTGCAAATCTACTCGATGATCAAGGTGGCCGTGAGTCCCGAAGTAAACGCCGTGTCTACGCTGTTGATGGCGCTGACCCTGACCTTGATCGCGCTGGCCTCGAAACTTGCACCTGACACATTGCAGGGCAGGGCATGAAAGCGCTGCAGGCCAGCGTCGTTGCAGTGCTGCTCGCAGTCCTCGCGATGCTGGCACATGCTGAAGACGTTCTCTATCTCTACATCTGGAATACCTACCTCTCGGACGACACCGTACAACGGTTCGAGGTGCAATGTCGCTGCCGGCTGAGACAGGATTTTTACTCTGACAACGAGGAAATGCTGGCCAAGCTCGAAGCCGGCGCCATCGGCTACGATCTCCTCGTTCCGACCGGCAACGCCGTCGAGACCCTGCTCCGCAAGAACGCGCTGCGCCCGCTCGACAAGAGAAAACTTCCGAATCTGAAGAACATCAAGGCCGAGTTTCATAACCCATGGTATGACCCCGGCATGCTTTATGCAGTTCCTTACGCAACCACGGTGACACTGCTCGGTTACAACGCCACCCGGCTGGCCGAACTCGGCCTGCCGACCGACAGTTGGGCGTTGATCTTCGAACCGCGTCACCTCGAAAAACTGAAAGGCAAGGTGACGGTTCTCAACAGCCAGCGCGAACTGATGGCTGCGGCGATGAAATACCTCGGCTACTCGGTTCAGGAGAGCGACCCAGCGCGCTGGGATGAGGCCAAGCGCCTGATCCTGCGCGCCAAGCCGTACTGGGCGACCTTTTCCAACAGCACCTACATCAAGGACCTGGCAATCGGCAACATCTGGGTCGCACACGGCTACTCAAGCGACATGTTCCGCGCCCAGCAGGACGCGCAGGAGGCAAAGCGCCCATTTGCCATCGGTTTTCGAACGCCAAAGGAAGGCGCGGTGTTGGCGGTCGACAGCTTTGTCCTGCACAAATCCGGTCGCCGCCCCGACCTCGCGCACCAGTTCATTCAGTTCATGCTCGAAGGAGCCAACGCCGCCGACGTCTCCAGTCTGATTGGTGCCGGCAACCCGAACGCGGCGGCGATGCCGTACATTTCCCCCGAGATCGCCGGCAATCCGGGGATTTTCCCGCCGCCCGACGATTTGCGCCGCCTTGAAATGCTGCGCGATTTCGATCCGAAAACGCGCCGCTTGTTGTCGCGGATGTGGACCGAGATAAAGGTCCGCTGAATCCCGTTACGATTCAGCCACCATTACCACGCCGCCACGCCGGTGGTCAGCGGCGCCAGACAAACGACCGTCGTCGCTGGCAACGCCATTGACCCCGCCAAAGAACATGCTCGTCGCGTCGAAGCAGGTCGCGGCCGGCCAGGCCTGCTGCAGGGCGTCAGCCACCCCCTCGTCGAGGCCGACGTTCTCGAACCACAGTTTGCTGTCTTCGACATGCAGGCGGGCGGCGTTCAAGGCTTCGTCAAGCGGGCGCCGATAGAGAAGAAGATTGAGGAGTGCCTGCAGGATGGCACTGCGAATCCGGTTTGACCCACCACTGCCGAGGGCAAAACACGGCCGGTCGCCGGCGACGACGATGGTGGGTGACATCATGGTGCTCATCCAGCTTCCCGGTGCCAGTCGATGGAAACCGGCCGGGTTGATGTCGTCTTCGCCGAGGAAGTTGTTGACGTGGATTCCCAGCTCCGGCAACACATGCCCGCAACCCTCGCCGTTGCTGGTAGTCATTGCCGCGGCCATGCCTTCGGCATCAATTACCGAGATATGCGTGGTGGCACCGAGCAGGTTCTCGTGAGTGCGTGAGCGTGCCCGCTCGACCCAGGCCGGGAGGCCATCGCCGGCAACCAGTGCACGAATCGACGCCGGGTCGGCATATAGTCGGTGGTCGTAACCCGCAAGGCGAATCTGCGATACGGTTGCCAGTATCGCCGCCACCACGAGTTGATGCTCGCGCGAGAGAAATGACTCCTGGCCAATACCCAGGCTCTCGGCGATGCGCAGCCCGGCGCCGATCAGGCCGCCGCCGGCGGCTGGTGGCGGGTTGGTCAACACGCGGTAAGGACCGAAGGGAACATGCAGCGGTTCACGCACTACCGGCGCGTAGGCGGCAACATCCTGCGTGGTCAGCAGTCCGCCTTGAGCAGGGCCGAAGTGATTGACCAACGACGCCTGGTACTGGGCGACCAGGCTGTTCGGATCACCTTCGCCAAGCGCCTGCAGAAAATCGCCGAGGTCGGGGTTGGCCAGGCGATCCCCGGCTTGCGGCAGGCGTCCGCCAGCCAGGAGCAGACGTGCTGCCGCTGGCGTCGATTTGGCGATCGGCTCGATCAGGCCGATGATCATCGCGATCTGCGGACTGACCGTGAATCCGTTGCGTGCCCAGGCGGCTGCCGTCGCCACGACTTCATGCAAGGGCAGGCGACCGGCGCGCCTGTGCAATTCGAGCAGGCCGACCAGTTCACCGGGAACTGCTGCGGCCGCCTTGCCGATGTGAAAGACCTGCTTGGTCTGGCCGAAATCGACGGTCACCGGTGCAAAGTCCAGCGTCGGCAAAACGCCGAGGCCAAGGCCCGGAACGGCAGCAAAAAAATCGAGCACCTGGTAGCCATCGGCCGCGTCGCCCCAGACACAGACCCCGCCACCGCCAAGCGAAGTCAGCGGCAACTCGGTCACGGTGGCGGCAAACTTGGCAGCGACGATCGCGTCAACTGCGTTGCCGCCGCGCCGCAAGATGCGCGCACCGGCCAGCGCCGTATGCGGCTCGGATGCGGCGATCACTCCACGAATGCTCATGGCCGGAGGATACGGGATCTCATTCAGCGTGCAAGGTGTCGACGGCCTCTATCGGTCATCGCTGTTGTGGGCACAGCCTCGATCATGAAAGATTCGTCCTCTCAGCGAATGACCTGTATTCAGCACACGATCGTCATGTGCCGGGTCTTGCCGATACCTGCGCGAACCTCGGGTGGGGTGTGGCCGCCCAGGGAGGTTGTTGATCACCAGGCGCGAAACACCGCTTCAGCCGCAGCAATGGTCGTGGCGACATCGGACTCGCTGTGCGCTGCCGAAACGAAGCCGGCTTCAAAGGCCGAGGGAGCGAAATAGTGACCGGCGTCGAGCATGGCGTGGAAGAAGCGATTGAAGGCTTGCGTGTCGCACTCCATCACTTCGGCGTAGCTCTGTGGACACTCGGAACGGAAATACAGCCCGAACATGCCGCCAATCGCCTGCGCCGAAAACGGTACCCCATGCTTGCCAGCCGCGGCAGACAGCCCATCGGTGAGTTGTCGGGTGCGCTGCGCCAAGGATTCGTAGAACCCTTCGGCCTGTAGCAGTCTCAGCGTCGCCAGCCCGGCAGCAACCGCCACCGGATTGCCCGACAGGGTGCCCGCCTGGTACACCGGGCCCAGCGGCGCGATTCGGCTCATGATCTCGCGTTTGCCGCCGAATGCGCCAACTGGCATTCCGCCACCGATCACCTTGCCGAGAGTCGTCAGATCAGGAATGATACCGTACAGGCCCTGAGCACCCTGGGCACCGACGCGGAAGCCGCTCATCACCTCGTCAAAAATCAGTACCGCGGAGTGGCGGCTGCACAGTTCGCGCAGGTTCTGAAGGAAGGCAGGCTGCGGCGCGATGAGATTCATGTTGCCGGCAACGGCTTCGACGATCACCGCGGCAATTCGCGGCCCGTGTTCAGCAAATGCCGCTGCCAACCCGATGCTATCGTTGTAGTCGAGAACCAGCGTATGCCTGACAAAGTCAGCCGGTACGCCGCTGGAACTCGGGTTGCCGAAAGTGAGCATCCCCGAACCGGCCTTCACCAGCAGGCTGTCCGAATGGCCATGGTAGCAGCCTTCGAACTTGATCAGCAGATCACGCCCGGTAAAGCCTCGCGCCAGGCGGATCGCACTCATCGTCGCTTCCGTCCCGGAACTGACCAGACGAACCATTTCCAGCGAAGGCAGCAACTCGCACAGCAGTTCGGCGATCTCGACCTCGCCTGCGGTCGGCGCCCCGAAGGAAAGACCTCTGAGCGCCGCCTGCTGAACGGCGGCGACCACCTCGGGGTGCGCGTGCCCGAGGATCAACGGCCCCCAGGAGCCGACGTAATCGATGTAGCTCAGGCCATCGACATCACGCACGCGCGCGCCATCGCCCGCGGCAAAAAACCGCGGTGTGCCGCCGACCGAGCGAAAGGCCCGTACCGGTGAGTTGACACCACCAGGGATGCGCTGCTGCGCACGCTCAAACAGTTGCTCGCTACGAGAACTCACGATGCTCTTCCTCGAAAAGTTGTTGATAGGCCGCCGCGCGCGCCGCCACGTCAGGTGCTTCAAACAAGTCACCGATTACCGCCAGCAGGTCGGCGCCGGCGGCAAGCAAGGGCCTGGCCCGGTTCACCGTGATGCCACCGATGGCACAAGCCGGCACCCTGAGTTCGCTGCGGCAACGGGTGAACAGCGACCACGGCGCAAGCTCGGCCTGCGGCTTGGTCGCGGAAGGATAGACCGCTCCGAAAGCGACATAGTCGACACCCGCCAACACGGCTGCGCGCGCGCGATCGAAATCGGCATAACACGAGGCACCGAGCAAAGCGTCGGCGCCAAGCGCCTGCCGAGCCGCCTGCAGATCACCGTCAGTGGCACCGAGATGCACGCCGTCAGCATTGACTGCCAGTGCCAGGGCGAGATCGTCATTGATCAGCAGGCGCGCGCCAAACTCTTTGCAGAGGCTCAGCAGCGCGCGCGCAGTGTCGGCCCGCCGGGCAGCGTCTTGGCTCTTGTCCCGATACTGAACGAACCCCGCGCCTCCCTCCAGGGCAGCCCCGACCTGGGCCAGCAAAGTGCTCGACGCGAGGCCTTCAGGAGTGATCGCATATAGACCGCGCAGGGTCTTGCCGACCGCTTCAGGCATCAAGAGTCCCGCCATGGCCTCGAATCTGGAAAAAGCGATCCGGGATGAATTGCCCCATTCCCGGCCGAAAACCGGCGGTCAGCGATTGCCAGGTATATTCCTGGGCTGCCCCCACTGCTTGCTCGACTGACCAGCCTCTCGCCAGATAGGCGGCAATTGCCGAGGCGAGCGTACAACCCGAACCGTGGTAGCTGCCGGGAAGGCGGTCCCAGATGTCGTTGCGGACTAGGCCGAGCCTTCGGCCATACAGGCTGTTGACCACGCGTGTCGTGTTTTCATGGGTACCGGTCAATAGCACATACTCGCAACCCAGGTCGAGCAGGCTTTGCGCGCATTCGACCAGAGTCCGCTGTTCATTGTCTCCATTGTCATCCATGTTGCCGTCAAGCAGGCGGCGCGCTTCGAGAGAATTGGGCGTCAGGATCGTCGTCAGCGGCATCAGCAACTCGCACAGGCCAGCAATCATTTCCTCGTCGGCCAATTCGTCGCCACGTCCGGAGGCAAGCACGGGGTCGAGGACCAACGGGATGCCGGGGTAATCGACAAGAATTTCAGCGATCACCGAAACATTCTCGATGCTGCCCAACAGGCCCATCTTGAAAACAGCGACCGGCATGTCTTCGAGTAGCGTCCGCGCCTGATCCTCAACGCAATCGGCATCGATCGCGAGGATGCGGCTGACGCCGACGGTATCCTGTACAGTCAGCGCCGTCACCACTGACAGCGAATGACAGCCAATCGACGACAGGGTCATCAGGTCGGCCTGCAGCCCCGCGCCTCCACAAGGATCGCTGGCGGCGAAGGTGAGAACGATGGGCGGCGGCAATGGTAGGGCGCGTGGGTTCATGACAGCAAGCGGGCGTCGACAAGGTGCTCCTGTCGACAAAATCTTGGCGGAATAAGAAAGGTTTGGCTAGAATCCGTAAATTTTCTACCCGATTCTAACCGAAAACTGACCAAGACCATGAACACAGCAAGCGATGAGCCCTATTACACTTGGATGTGCCTGACCTGCGGTTTCATCTATGAAGAGGCCAAAGGCCTGCCGGAAGAAGGCATCACACCAGGAACCCGCTGGGCGGATGTACCCATCAACTGGACTTGTCCGGAATGTGGGGCGCGCAAGGAAGACTTTGAAATGGTCGAAATTTAAAGACAATGCGTTATAGTAGCTACTGGCGCGAAAGTACGCCGGAACCGGAACTTCCTTAAAACAACGATCTGGGATATCTGGAGGAGAGAATTGGCTGAAGCAGCAAACCTGCGCGGCGTCAAGGTCATGGTCATCGATGACAGCAATACGATCCGGCGCAGCGCGGAAATATTTCTTGTGCAGGCCGGCTGTCAAGTGCTGCTCGCAGAAGATGGTTTCGACGCGCTTGCCAAGGTCGCGGATCATCAGCCCGCCGTGATCTTCTGTGATATCGTGATGCCGCGCCTTGACGGCTACCAGACCTGTGCCTTGATCAAAAAGAACCAGCGCTTCCGCACCACGCCAGTGATCATGCTGTCGTCTAAGGACGGTCTTTTTGACCGCGCACGTGGCCGCATGGTCGGGTCGGACCACTATCTGACCAAGCCATTCACCAAAGACAGCCTGCTGCAAACGGTCGCGGCCTTTGCTCCGGCAGCAACCTGAATGTGAATGAAACCAACCTTGTTGAGAGGCAACCACGGAAGCTGAGAAGCCATGACCATCAAGAAAATCCTCGTCGTAGACGATTCGCCGACCGAACGTCATGTGTTGAAAGCACTACTGGCCAGCAATGGTTATGAAGTGATTACTGCGGAGAGCGGTGAAGAAGGCATTGCCAAAACGAAAAGTGAATTGCCGGACCTTGTCTTGATGGACGTGGTGATGCCCGGCCTCAACGGCTACCAGGCCACCCGAACCCTGACCCGTGATCCGGCGACCCGGAACATTCCGGTCATCGTGTGCACGACCAAAGGCCAGGAGACGGACAAGATCTGGGGCTTGCGCCAAGGAGCCCAAGATTATCTGGTTAAGCCGATCAACGGCCCAGAGTTGCTGGCCAAGATTGCAGCGCTCTAGAAGATCACCAGGGCATGACCAAGAAGATCAGCCTACATGAATTTCAGGCCTACCTCGCGGCCCGCTTGGCCGGCACCAGCCATCAAAGCTCCGCTGGCTTGCTGGGCATTCAGGCTGGTCCGGACCATTGGCTGCTCGACCTGGCGGACTCCGGCGAAATCATCCCGCTGCCCCCCTTGACCAAGGTTCCTCTGACCAAACCCTGGTTTGCAGGGATCGCCAACATTCGCGGCAATCTGTACTCGGTCGTGGATTTTTCCGCCTTCCTCGGCAAGGAAGCGACGCCCCAGAATACCAGCTCGCGACTTCTCTTGGTTGGAACCCGCCATGGCAGCAACGCAGCCTTGCTGGTCACGCGCATGATCGGCCTGCGCAATATCGAAGCCCTGACTCCTGAAATCGTCGCACCAGACGTGCCGGATTGGTCCCGTGAAGCTTATTCGGACAACGAAGGACGTCACTGGAACAAACTCAGGGTGCGCGAACTCCTGGCTGACGAGTCGTTCATGGACATTGGCGCCTGAACTGCCTGCGCGCCATGAAATCTACAACCAGCAGTGTTTCCGCTGTCGAAAAAGTGTAACCGGAGAAGCAAGATGAAGTTCAAACCCAAGCTACCGGCTTTCCTGTCCCGGATGACTACTGCGGCAAGCGAAACCCTCGTGGCTCGTACCGTGATCGATCCCAGCGAACCGGTGAGCAAAGGGACGATCCCGTTATTGCTACCGCTGCTGAACCGCTTTCCGGTGGTCAAACAACTTCAGATCCTTGGCGGCTGCCTAGTGCTGGTCATGCTGGTGATTGCCGTCCTTGCCTATCGCGACGACCGTCAGTCGGCCTATAACACGGCCTATATTGCGACTGCCGGTGAGATGCGCATGCTTTCTCAGCGTCTGGCAAAGGCGTCGAGCCTGGCGCTGCTGGGTGACACGGTTGCCTTCAAGCAACTCCTCGAGTCGCGTGACAGCTTCGCCAACTACCTTGAGCGATTGACGACGGGCGGAGAACTGGCCGCCACGCGCGTGCCTCCTTCTCCAGCGAGTGTACAGGGCCAGTTGCAGACACTGACCCAAATCTGGGAGAAGACCGACAAGAACGCTTCGCGCCTGCTCGAGATGGAGAAAAACCTGGTCTCGCTGGGCAAG contains:
- a CDS encoding ABC transporter permease, with protein sequence MTETARRPVGRGESLTKWLVSLPPTLFLVVFFLAPALLMVGASFQQPGDFGGLVPAMQDGQFTLSLETYRFFLGDWIYAEIFGRSFLVAATTTSICLLLAYPLALLIARSGQRHRNLLVLLVILPLASNFLIRIYAWIILLGPANLLYTPFAVIAGMVYVHLPFMVLPLYNNLEQHDPALLEAAQDLGAGTWTRFWRITLPLSLPGIWAGSALVFIPVLGMFAIPELLGGTRDLLIGNLIKEQFLDNRDWPLGSTLSLLLTAAVLALAGLSAKAGRLRRGST
- a CDS encoding ABC transporter ATP-binding protein, which produces MALLEIRNVSRRFGELQAVDDVSLSIEAGEFFTLVGPSGCGKTTLLRLIAGFDAPDAGQLLLDGQALAGIPPEKRPVHTVFQSYALFPHMTVAQNVAFPLEMAGKSQDEISIRLKDALELVHLANKARQFPRQLSGGQRQRVALARALINKPRLLLLDEPLAALDAKLREQITGELIALQREVGITFIFVTHSQQEALAVSHRIAIMNNGRIEQVGAPEQIYGFPRNRFVADFIGTINLLPVEVRATDHDGLHLFAAGLGDIVGTPIVGPSPGEQGAFAVRPEQLRIVPAGDLTELDNHFYGRVRDHLYLGDVTVYKIALENGVVLEAMLTNAVPGRARFLERGAPVAVGWQRDAGVYLRD
- a CDS encoding STAS domain-containing protein → MVARPAAVPRTRDERGGALGQAPEDKPVATAPVGLVPGDLPFTAPVSPAEGQPLDLSEFQFSETAPEFQIEAELDPIDAEAEEAAMLYSNGQESAVRALLERSTRSYRSGPGERLWLMLFDLFRLTGQKAAFEGLGIDYAQSFEKSPPGWRDAVVAVSVHAKGVGSVLFKGDLTGDNETGFTAVRQALARTPHLRLDMSKLRKLDAAGCQRLLELLQQARKDRREIELLGRDHLATLVDRLVVPGRAESQACWLLKLEICQLRGELEVFEDLAVNYAVTFEISPPSWEPKRVMEAESPPLVLAAADQLLTEAYVIKGDVKGARFPDLLAYAAVNDPVLIDCSAVTRMDFLSAGALLNILTTVKRTGRQIIFRHPHYLLAELFRVVGLKSVAEIVLARN
- the eno gene encoding phosphopyruvate hydratase; translated protein: MTKVVGRQILDSRGNPTVEVDITLDDGFMARSAVPSGASTGEFEACELRDGDKKVYLGKGVLKAVESVNTKIAKLLKGKNPLDQRALDEAMIALDGTPNKSNLGANAILGASMAITLAGAHVSKLPLWKYIGKIHKNRDFALPTPMANIINGGKHADNLIDFQEFMIMPVGAPTFSEGLRWITEVFHALKSILKKGGHVTAVGDEGGFAPNLTNDESLEVIMQAIVAAGYKPGKQISIALDCASSELFDEGNRQGYKFWKSNPDKLFTDDDMIAVYGEWCKKYPIVSIEDGLDQSDWEGYVKLTKVLGDKVQIVGDDFFVTNPVRLKQGIDMKAANAILIKVNQIGTVTETLDAIKMAQKAGYGVISSHRSGETEDSFIADLAVGTGAGQIKTGSLSRTDRICKYNQLLRIEEQLGSKAVFKGLKSIKGAGF
- a CDS encoding helix-turn-helix transcriptional regulator gives rise to the protein MTNTDAVTTLAALAQESRLAIFRLLVQNAPAGLTVGLIAEQLQLPAPTLSFHLKTLTHAGLVNTTQEGRFVRCHAVLDRIDDLVAFLTDNCCGGHPEICKPQL
- a CDS encoding ABC transporter permease, coding for MARARQSLWLWAAALAVYAFLYLPLAVVVIFSFNDSLLNAEWVGFTTHWYETLFDDSEMLNAAVNSLFIAIAAASVATVLGTMAGMAMQRWRSGFLRCLPFLVLTPVAMPELLLGVSLLLFFRQVLDLTLGLISILIAHITFSIGFVAIIVRTRLAGMDESMFEAARDLGARPWQSFRRVTLPLLLPGILAGFLMSFTLSIDDFVITVFVAGVGVTTLPLQIYSMIKVAVSPEVNAVSTLLMALTLTLIALASKLAPDTLQGRA